From Cannabis sativa cultivar Pink pepper isolate KNU-18-1 chromosome 8, ASM2916894v1, whole genome shotgun sequence, a single genomic window includes:
- the LOC115699750 gene encoding kinesin-like protein KIN-5C — translation MSGRHEKEKGVNVQVLLRCRPFSEDELRSNAPQVVTCNDYMREVAVSQSIAGKHIDRVFTFDKVFGPSAQQKDLYEQAVIPIVHEVLEGFNCTIFAYGQTGTGKTYTMEGECKRAKSGPNGELPPEAGVIPRSVKQIFDTLESQNAEYSVKVTFLELYNEEITDLLAPEELSRVMLEEKQKKALPLMEDGKGGVLVRGLEEEIVTSANEIFTLLERGSAKRRTAETLLNKQSSRSHSLFSITIHIKEATPEGEELIKCGKLNLVDLAGSENISRSGAREGRAREAGEINKSLLTLGRVINALVEHLGHIPYRDSKLTRLLRDSLGGRTKTCIIATVSPAVHCLEETLSTLDYAHRAKNIRNKPEVNQKMMKSTLIKDLYGEIERLKSEVYAAREKNGVYIPKERYFQEETERKAMADQIEQMGVTIENHQKNFEDLQEKYKVQVQQCNDLSSKLEGTEKSLNQTSKLLANTEEELRKCHYSLKERDFIISEQKKAENALAHQACVLRSDLEKALGDNALLFQKINREDKMSSDNRSLVNNYQLELGNQIKSLCNYVEKSLSNQEGHIQCVEKLCKTFLDAHDKAVNDLKKKVKSSKALYLSHIEAMQNVVRLHKASSDAGLEEISSLASSNAHSVEEFLASEAGKADSIFGDLQSSLSTQHGEMALFAKELRERFSASAEQIKDISEYSQGFLQKLFDERNRLVSHVSEASEIKMKSIAEFQKAYEEQSKSDAEKLMADISCLVTNHMSRQKEMVDARLVGLRDGAIAEKEFLDGHASSMECITTDAKRKWDSFSTQAESDAKDGAVHSAAKHCRMEVLLQQCVSTADSACKQWKMTQESVNEMGAKHVSAVTTFIRNASEGNEQHDAEINSAREVAEQDVAKNNEDLLHCVDSVSEQERESISGIQETVKAHSSTLETFRVDHSGHATTIEEKARETFINQYMDYEPTGSTPIRTEQDIPTKGTIESLRAMPMDSLVEEFRENNAYESFDGKELKPSLIPRSPLTQIN, via the exons ATGTCAGGTCGCCATGAGAAAGAGAAGGGCGTTAATGTTCAAGTCCTTCTTCGTTGCAG GCCGTTTAGCGAAGATGAGTTGCGAAGCAACGCGCCTCAAGTGGTGACTTGTAATGATTACATGAGAGAAGTGGCTGTGTCTCAGAGCATTGCGGGGAAGCACATAGACAGAGTTTTTACTTTCGATAAG GTTTTTGGTCCTTCTGCTCAGCAGAAAGATCTTTATGAACAAGCCGTGATTCCAATCGTACATGAAGTCTTGGAAGGCTTTAATTGCACCATTTTCGCCTATGGTCAAACTGGTACAGGCAAAACATATACAATGGAGGGTGAATGCAAAAGAGCAAAg AGTGGACCTAATGGAGAATTGCCTCCTGAGGCGGGGGTGATTCCTCGGTCTGTTAAGCAGATTTTTGATACCCTTGAGAGCCAGAATGCGGAGTACAGTGTAAAAGTCACCTTTTTAGAATTGTATAATGAGGAGATCACTGATTTACTTGCCCCTGAAGAGCTTTCCAGAGTTATGTTGGAGGAGAAGCAGAAAAAGGCATTGCCTTTGATGGAAGATGGAAAAGGTGGAGTTCTTGTTAGAGGTTTGGAGGAGGAAATTGTGACAAGTGCAAATGAAATTTTTACTTTACTTGAAAGAGGGTCTGCAAAAAGACGCACTGCGGAAACTTTGTTGAACAAGCAGTCAAG TCGGTCACACTCTCTATTTTCCATAACCATTCACATTAAAGAAGCTACACCAGAAGGTGAAGAATTAATCAAGTGTGGAAAGTTGAATCTAGTTGATTTGGCAGGTTCTGAGAATATTTCTCGTTCCGGGGCTCGAGAG GGGCGTGCTAGGGAAGCTGGAGAGATTaacaaaagtttactgacttTAGGAAGGGTAATAAATGCTTTGGTGGAGCATCTGGGACATATTCCATATAG GGATAGTAAGCTAACACGGTTGCTTCGTGACTCGCTTGGGGGAAGAACCAAAACATGCATCATAGCTACAGTTTCGCCGGCTGTCCATTGTCTTGAGGAAACCTTGAGTACTCTGGATTATGCACACCGTGCGAAGAATATAAGGAATAAGCCCGAG GTGAACCAAAAAATGATGAAATCAACACTTATTAAAGATCTCTATGGTGAAATTGAGCGCCTTAAGTCAG AGGTTTATGCTGCACGGGAGAAAAATGGTGTCTACATCCCAAAAGAAAGATACTTTCAGGAGGAAACCGAAAGAAAG GCCATGGCTGACCAAATTGAGCAAATGGGGGTCACTATAGAAAACCATCAGAAG AACTTTGAGGACTTGCAAGAAAAGTATAAAGTCCAGGTTCAACAATGCAATGATTTGAGTAGCAAACTTGAAGGGACAGAG AAAAGCTTAAATCAAACCTCCAAACTGCTTGCTAACACGGAGGAGGAATTAAGGAAATGCCATTATTCCCTAAAGGagagggattttattatatcagAACAGAAGAAAGCAG AAAATGCGCTGGCCCATCAGGCATGCGTTTTGCGATCTGACTTGGAGAAGGCACTTGGAGATAATGCTTTGCTGTTTCAGAAAATCA ATAGAGAGGACAAAATGAGTTCTGATAATAGATCGTTGGTGAATAATTACCAATTAGAGCTTGGGAATCAAATAAAATCTCTTTGCAATTATGTTGAAAAGTCATTGTCTAATCAGGAAGGACACATTCAGTGTGTTGAAAAACTTTGTAAAACATTTTTAGATGCACATGATAAG GCTGTTAATGACTTGAAGAAGAAAGTTAAATCTTCAAAGGCTTTGTATCTTTCTCATATAGAGGCCATGCAAAATGTTGTTCGTTTGCACAAGGCAAGCTCTGATGCTGGTTTGGAGGAAATTTCTTCTTTGGCTTCTTCTAACGCGCATTCTGTTGAAGAA TTCCTAGCATCTGAGGCTGGTAAAGCAGACTCCATATTTGGTGATCTTCAGAGTTCTCTTTCAACACAGCATGGCGAGATGGCTCTTTTTGCAAAGGAGTTGCGGGAG AGATTCAGTGCCTCTGCTGAGCAAATAAAGGACATATCTGAATACTCTCAAGGGTTTCTACAAAAGCTTTTTGATGAAAGAAATAGGCTTGTATCTCATGTTTCAGAAGCTAGTGAAATTAAAATGAAGAGTATTGCTGAATTCCAGAAGGCTTATGAG GAACAGTCAAAATCTGATGCAGAGAAACTTATGGCTGACATTTCTTGCTTGGTCACCAATCATATGTCTCGACAAAAAGAAATG GTTGATGCAAGGCTTGTTGGTTTAAGAGATGGTGCAATTGCAGAAAAGGAATTTTTGGACGGTCATGCTTCGTCAATGGAATGTATTACAACCGATGCAAAACGAAAATGGGATTCATTCTCAACGCAAGCAGAAAGTGATGCCAAAGATGGTGCTGTACACTCCGCTGCAAAGCATTGTCGTATGGAGGTACTTCTACAACAATG TGTAAGCACTGCTGATTCTGCTTGCAAGCAATGGAAGATGACTCAAGAGTCTGTGAATGAGATGGGAGCAAAGCATGTGTCAGCCGTTACGACATTTATCAG GAATGCTTCTGAGGGTAATGAACAACATGATGCTGAGATCAATTCTGCAAGGGAAGTGGCTGAGCAAGACGTAGCAAAGAATAACGAGGATCTGCTTCATTGTGTCGATA GTGTGTCCGAACAAGAAAGGGAGTCGATATCTGGAATCCAGGAAACTGtcaaagcacattcaagtacCTTAGAAACATTCCGGGTGGATCACTCTGGTCATGCTACAACCATAGAGGAGAAGGCTCGGGAAACCTTCATCAACCAGTATATG GATTATGAGCCTACTGGAAGCACCCCAATAAGGACTGAGCAGGATATCCCAACCAAAGGGACAATAGAGTCACTCAGAGCCATGCCAATGGACTCTCTTGTTGAGGAATTTAGAGAAAACAATGCATATGAATCGTTTGATGGAAAAGAGTTGAAACCGTCCCTCATACCACGCTCTCCTCTTACACAAATCAATTGA